GCATTCAGCTTGATCGTCAGGTCCTTAGCAGATTCGACATGAATCACTTGCCCTGTTACACAAACTTGTCAAACAAATCAATTCAGCTTGAGAAATTACTGAATTGTAACGTGAAAACCAGTAAACGTACCATCCTTCAGCAGCGAAGAAAAATCATTTTCAGCTTCCTGCACCAAAACAGATCAATCTCATGATGCCAAACATTGCTGCATTTAAACAACATATATTCATATCAGTATCAGTATAAATACCTTCATCTTTCTCAGCCTTTCGAGCTTAGCCTTCCACTGCTCCCTCGCTTTGTGaagtttttcatatttttggCGGTGTTCCGTGTTCAACAATCTTCTTGTGATTAGATCAATGTTCACCTTCAAGAACATTGCTAGATTATGCAAATAACCTTCTTAAGCATCAGAGTAGTCTCCTCATCGAAACCGAGCTTTGATGCCATAAGCAAATCTCTTGCAGCATCTTCCCATAAGCCCAACATCCCTTTTGCCATACCTCGAACCTTATATCCTTTAAATATTCATCGTTGATCTAGCACAACATCAAATAAATTAGAACATATTATCCTTTAGAAAACAAGCCCTCATCACAACAGTTATACCTTCAACGCAGCATCAGCATCACGAATTGCAGCATTTGGTTTCTTCAACTTTACAAAAACACTAGCTGAAAAAAGAAACTTCTCAGATGACAATAATCTATCACATAAAAACAGAGTTCGCCATTTGGGGAGGTACCTCTGCTAGCATACAGCATTGCTGATTTTGGATTCAATACGACCGCTTCTGTTAGGAGACTTATAGCTTTATTGAGATTCCCTAATTTTTGCAAGCACAAAGGGGTCAAACTCTAATTTTGTAATAGATCTAACTAtattgattctgaaaaggaaCCTACCTTCAAGAGATGCATCCATGGCGATTGATTTTTCCACTAGGGCATCTTCTCAATCGTCTTCACTCACTTCAACCGAAGGATCGCACATCTAGAACCACAACGAGAAAATGTAACTCTGTAattaaacaaccattaaatacCTAGCACGCCTTTGAGTCGCTAACCTGAAGCCAAGGGTCATAGTCCGGCTCCACAACATCCGAATCATCCAATTCAACATCAGACTCGACAATTTCCATCTCCAACAAATGCGCTTTGTCTTTGTTAGATTCAACAGTCTTCAGATGCTTAGATCTCAACATTTTTCCTTTCATCAACACTTATATTCCTTGCAAAAGTAATCTGATAAATTAGAATCAAGATCATCACATATGTGAAGAAATCACCACAACACATAAAAATCCATGCTCCTTACCGTACGAGACAGAATCTACTAGCAGCAGCGGCGGAAGCCCTATTTGCTATGACTTGACGAAGAAATATACGCGCAGCCAAACCCTAAATGCACATAAAATTCCCCCAAAATGTCCATTCAATGCACGCGGACACTTGTCATACTAAGCCGAACAGGACAAGATTCGCATAGCTCGGATTCAAGATGGACAGGATTACAGAAATTAAGGCATATAATTATCGTAAAAACACTATAATCCGATTGAAATTTGTTCCCTTTCAACTAAATCAAAATGATCTAGAAAGAGAAACAAGTTGAATTGACTGTTTCAGATTGCAAATGATCTATAAAACAAGTACTAAAACATACCCAATTTTCACCTTTCACACGAAGATTCTAATTCTTTCCTAATATGCTTAGATTAATCATCAGATCCAAAAGAAACTTTATGGTAGTTTCTCAATTGAGCTTCTATTAACATTAACGGAAGTAAATGCTGTTACCTGAACTGATTTACTGAGTATTAAAATCATTTTCGTCATCAAATTGCTCCAACAACTGTAGGGTTAACACACACAAGCacaagaagagagagaaaatatgtcGTTTTCAACTAGAAATATTTCCCGCGTCTTCAACTGTCCGACTAACTTTTATAAGTAGCGCCTCTGCAATACGGTGTCGTTTTGGGGAAATTATTCCTTCCAAAGTTATAAAATGATGAACAAATCGATATTATGTTCAGTTTAGATCACATTATATTTGGTGCAAAAAAGTATGTTGCGGAGTTAATATTTAGATCATATATTCAATTTAGGactgatatataaatatttcaataGGATCACCCATGTCCTGTCATTTTTTATGGCACATTCAGCTCAACTCGAGGACGAGGTATGCTCTACTACGTGAAAGGAGACCAACCATACTTTATTATATTCcattcaaaaaataattggtGATGAAAAGAGTGGCTCACTTGGCATGTATTGATCTCTTTTTCCTTCAAATTTGTAACGTGAGATAACTCACATGTAATATCCCAACATAATGACGGaggaaaattatttttaatgaatagTTCCAAAAAATATAGAGAGTTCCAAAAAATATAGAGAGTTCTATAGGGATGTAAAGGATattaaaaaggaagaaaaatcaCTCTATACTTTCTCTTCTAAACACTAGAGAAATCAAGATTTATCAGGCATGCTGAGCAATCTTCTGCTCGAGCATGTCTTTATCCACGGTGACGAGCTGATCCACCTCCTCACCATTTCTGACGAAGAAGAAGGTCGTGATGCTACTGATGTTCCATTCAGCAACAACCTCTCTAGCCTCGTCGATTTCCACTTTCATAAAAAAGAAGTTTCGAGTCCTGAGTTTCTCTTCCAACTCGCTACCAGAATGGATCGGGGGGACTTCTCCTGCAAGCAAATGTGACGAAATTGGATATGACGCGTATCAAGGATGAGAATTTTAACGGAACCTAATGCAATTTATTCAGACCAACTTTTATCGTATACGAAGAAACAAGATATAGACGAATCAGCAAATGTCTTGTAACAGTTGAAACATAACTACTTGAAACGAATACTGATTGGATAATAGTTTTGTGAAAATACCATCTTTTGAAACAGAAGCATCTTCAGAAACCTGCAACAAGATTTAAAAAATGGAATTACTCATTCAGAACTAAGAGAATATGATGAATGAGCGAAGTTTTATGTTTAGACATATCTCGAGGAATATAACATGTTTAATACTCGCTTGTGTAGAAAAAAAACCATTGAGGTTTCAGGGACTATTAAATGCTACTACTACGATAAACAAATAGGTTAGGACTCACTCGATGCGTCTTCCTAAGGCGCTTGATTCGTCTCAATTCCTTCTCTTTGCGCAGGCGTTCATATTTCCGGTTGTGCTCTTCACATTGCATTCAACCTAAAAAGTTTTAAGTAAAAATCATCTAAGGTAACTCTGCTTTAACATTGAAGCCCAAATAGAAATTACGTCACTGAGATACAAGGGATACTTTACCTGCTTGAACGCGTCAAAATCCAAAGTTGATGCAACGTGAAAATCACGAGCTGCCTCTTCCCACAAGCCCAGCATTGCTTTTGCCAGCCCTCGTATCCTGTATTCTACTCTACTACCGCGTGTGGGTTGATCTATACAAAAAATCGCGCAATTATCTTCTTAAAAGATGAGGTTTTTAGCCTTGAAAGCATAAACAAGTCAAGCTCAAAGTCACACGTACCTCTAAAGCTGCATCAGCATCTCGTATCGCAGCATTTGGTTTCTTCAATCTGAGAAAGACAGTCGCTGAAGAAGAGGACATTGATATAGTTATTAAAAACGACATCTCATACGAAAATATCTACAAGCATGAGAGTTACCTCTACGTCCATAATATATTGGCGAGTTTGGATTCAACGTGATTGCCTCAGTTAGGTAATCTACAGCTTCACTTAACTTTCCTGGTATAATATAATTTGCAACAGTTATTCTCCTAGAAAATAGACTATCGaccaaaaaaatagaaaaagaatttCCATAAACTACATACCATCAATGATTGCTTCCGTAGCTTTTGCTTCTAATAGATAAGcagctttttttattttcttcagtTACTTCAAAGGAAGGTTCACCCATCTGTAATAAAGTAAGCAAACGTGTAAATGGGACAAATCGAGCAATATGAAATCCGAGTTTTTTGAGCTACCCACTTTCCGTGGAGGATCATTGTCCGGCTCCACAATGCCTGAATTATCCAACTCAACATCAGATTCAACAATGTCATCATCTGAGACGGTTAGTATGTCTTGAATCTCTGTTCAGATcatgtttcctaattgggatagaTCATGTTTCCACATAAATTCTGTCTTCTTTACGTTGTTGTTTATCTTgattacacaattactctattATGTCACAACAACAGAGACATCGTCCATTGGTGTATCGTGCTTCCTTGAATCAAATGGCTTTATATCCTCATCGTCTTTGCTCTGCATCAGGTCTTAGGTCATCAGTGAATATAAAATAACAGTAGTCGTGCATATAGGAAACAAACGAGGCAGTAACGCTAAAAGTGTGGCCCTTCCAAAATTATCATAAAAGTATTACGATGTAGCTTTCCGTAGCAGAGATACACAAACAAACCTTGAAAAGAACATCAACTACAAAAGTTTAAAAGGAGGAAAACAAACCTAGCAATCACGAGACGAATAGCGATTAAATGATAAGCGAAACATGTTCATTTATGAAGAGTAAGACCTGGTCCTCCAGCATCCAACGGCCAACGCTGCTAAAACGTGGCCCTTCCACGTTGTCACCAACTTAAAACGAGCCAATATATAAACCTCGCGCCATTTCCAATCAATGATGGATGGGAATATAACTACTGCTCAATTAGTCACCAATGGAATACATAACAAATTGGAACAGTGTCAACAATGGATAACATTAAAGAGTTCATTCGACTTCCGATTTTTGCAAGTGAAAACACCATCAAACCCTATTCTTAATGACATTCTTTTGCAACTAGCTCCAAACCATCAAAAAACAGATATGATAAATCAATGCAATTAGTTCATTGCATTTCAAGTTGGCAACATCAAAGctaaaaaacaattaaatcaGACTTACTCCAGCATCCAACCACACAACTCAACAACCAAAATCCACAAACAAGTTTCCATTTTTAAACATAAAACACACAATCAAGAAGTATCCTTTCGAATCAGCTTGGTTAACTACAGCTTCATCAATACATGAAAACAAAAAAGGATGCTCGTGAGATCTAGCTCACCGATCCTCCAAACGCCCGAATTTGAGCTCCCAAACTgaaacaaacaacaaaaaagGCAATGAAACCCTTGAATACCTACTCAATTTACAGAAAAATTAAAGTTGATAACCAAAAAAGTTTGCACCTTTGCATAAAATTCTTGAAAAATGCAAGAGATGGAGTGTGTAAGACATGTGGATTTAGTTTGTAGCACTCCACAAAACCCTTCAAAGCCTGAATCTTTTCCGCCTCCATTTTGCTCTTTTTAGCTTGCTTGAGTTTAGATTGAATGTGTGAGAATGTTTTTCTCCTTTAAAATGCTTATAGATTCTACATGGAGTAATACATAGTATGATCcaattttatacacaaaacGGGTCATCGGGTTGTCCGCAATCGGGCCGGGTTTGCATTAGATTCTATATATGCTCAAGTTTTTTTAATAAGTGGGTTTGGATAAAGTTTCATTGGATTTGAGTCTTATTGGGTCAATTCAGTACAAACTTGATAACTTTAAGTTGGATTGGGTTAGGTCCAGTTTATCCGTTaagatataaaattaatatttttattaattttaaaaatttaaaaattgtatacattaatttattatttaaacatTTTAATCATGTTATAAAAGTTTTAATTGTATAATATCACGTTTTAATCATGTAACATCATGTTCGGATCGTTATCATGTCGTGTCAAGTTAAGTTGAATTCTATAATAAATTACTAACGTTAACGATAGAGCTGACAattttcgatatgaaaattcgACACAAACACACACGAAATAAATGGGTTGAGACTAATAAGGACTCAATAATTTTGGTATAGTTTCGGGTTTGGCCTATATCGATTGACCCAATAACGGCGTAATACGTATGATTTACCAACTAAGCACCGGCTGCACTGGTCTAAAAATGATTTATATTCTTAATTCAAATTCTCAAATTTGATCGAgtactatattattttcttcttgGGAGTCTAATTAGTTGCTACTCCAAGTATATAATGTACTGTATAATCAACCTAAAACATAGTCTAACATGCCgaattaaaaagtaaaatattaatatcttttatttgataaaatagaCATGTTATTAATAATGTattg
This sequence is a window from Salvia splendens isolate huo1 chromosome 14, SspV2, whole genome shotgun sequence. Protein-coding genes within it:
- the LOC121764451 gene encoding TPR repeat-containing thioredoxin TDX-like, producing MLGLWEEAARDFHVASTLDFDAFKQVSEDASVSKDGEVPPIHSGSELEEKLRTRNFFFMKVEIDEAREVVAEWNISSITTFFFVRNGEEVDQLVTVDKDMLEQKIAQHA